One genomic segment of Bacteroides caccae includes these proteins:
- the nudC gene encoding NAD(+) diphosphatase → MKMNETTQSWWFVFYKDQLLLEKKENGAFALPYGEIPPITIKEKTTVHTITTLEGKTCKSFSLSSPFEESAQYVMTGLRASYDYLPLSHYQAAGKAHEILHWDRNSRFCSACGTPMEQKEDIMKRCPKCGREVYPSISTAILVLVRKEDSLLLVHARNFKGTFNSLVAGFLETGETLEECVAREVKEETGLDVTNITYFGNQAWPYPSGLMVGFIADYAGGEIRLQEEELSSGDFYTRDNLPELPRKLSLARKMIDWWLECSHK, encoded by the coding sequence ATTAAAATGAATGAAACAACGCAATCATGGTGGTTCGTCTTTTATAAAGACCAGCTATTACTTGAGAAGAAAGAGAACGGCGCATTTGCTCTTCCTTATGGAGAAATTCCGCCTATCACTATTAAAGAAAAAACGACGGTACATACTATCACAACATTAGAGGGAAAGACTTGCAAGTCTTTCTCCCTCTCCTCGCCTTTTGAAGAATCGGCACAGTATGTAATGACCGGACTTCGTGCCTCTTATGATTATCTACCGCTATCTCACTATCAGGCAGCAGGAAAAGCGCATGAGATTCTGCACTGGGACCGGAACAGTCGTTTCTGTTCTGCCTGCGGCACTCCTATGGAACAGAAAGAGGACATCATGAAACGTTGCCCGAAATGCGGACGGGAAGTATATCCTTCTATTTCTACTGCAATTCTCGTCTTAGTAAGAAAAGAAGATTCATTGCTCCTGGTCCATGCCCGTAACTTCAAGGGAACGTTCAACAGCCTCGTAGCCGGATTCCTGGAGACGGGCGAGACATTAGAGGAGTGCGTAGCGCGTGAAGTGAAAGAGGAAACGGGACTGGATGTGACGAACATCACCTATTTCGGCAATCAAGCATGGCCTTATCCCAGCGGATTAATGGTTGGTTTCATTGCAGATTATGCCGGAGGGGAAATCAGGTTGCAGGAGGAAGAACTGAGTTCCGGAGACTTCTACACACGGGACAACTTGCCGGAACTTCCCCGAAAGCTGAGCCTCGCACGAAAGATGATCGACTGGTGGCTGGAATGCTCTCACAAATAA
- a CDS encoding Crp/Fnr family transcriptional regulator, which yields MENIIKGIRQYYPVSDSSLEVLFSHMEKLELPKKHLLIRGGVADRHVYFIEKGFCRSYCLHDGEEITIWFSREGDITFAMKDLYHDEPGYEYVELLEDCELYAIRIEDLNRIYETNIEIANWGRIIHQECLLYMDMHHINRLYLPAKERYEQLLREQPDVIHRAQLGYIASFLGMTPQHLSRLRSES from the coding sequence ATGGAAAACATCATCAAAGGTATCCGGCAATATTATCCGGTATCGGACAGTTCTCTGGAGGTTCTTTTCAGTCACATGGAAAAGCTGGAACTTCCTAAAAAACACTTACTGATACGCGGTGGTGTAGCAGACCGTCACGTCTACTTTATCGAAAAAGGATTTTGCCGGTCTTATTGTTTACACGACGGCGAAGAAATCACGATCTGGTTTTCACGCGAAGGTGATATCACTTTTGCCATGAAAGACTTGTATCACGACGAACCGGGATACGAATATGTAGAATTGTTGGAGGACTGCGAATTATATGCCATACGTATCGAAGACTTGAATCGGATTTATGAAACCAACATCGAGATTGCCAACTGGGGACGGATTATTCATCAGGAATGCCTGCTATATATGGATATGCACCATATCAACCGGCTCTATCTCCCGGCTAAGGAACGTTACGAACAACTCTTGCGTGAACAACCCGATGTCATTCACCGTGCCCAACTGGGGTATATAGCTTCCTTTCTTGGCATGACTCCCCAACATCTTAGCCGTCTGCGTTCCGAATCCTAA
- a CDS encoding ABC-F family ATP-binding cassette domain-containing protein: MPISIQQISYIHPDKEVLFSDLNFAISKGQKLGLVGNNGCGKSTLLQIIAGQLSPSSGVIVRPDDIYYIPQHFGQYDSLTIAQALRIDRKQQALQAILAGDASTENFNQLDDDWNIEERSIAALDSWGLGQFPLSYPMHLLSGGEKTRVFLAGMDIHNPSVILMDEPTNHLDSSGRQRLYDWVEKCHSTLLVVSHDRTLLNLLPEICELEKHQLTYYGGNYEFYKEQKTLMQEALQQRIEEKEKALRIACKVARETAERRDKQNVRGEKANIKRGVPRIVLNALQGKSEKSTGKLNSVHQEKADRLTEERNQLRGSLSPTAALKTDFNGSSLHTGKTLITAKDINFGYHSAPNDSDSQSDNEPSENNLPEQLLWQTPVSFQLKSGDRLRIEGTNGSGKTTLLKIITGQLQPQTGTLTRADFSYVYLNQEYSIIDDRNSVLEQVYAFNNRNLPEHEIKIILNRYLFPASEWDKSCRKLSGGEKMRLAFCCLMISNNTPDMFILDEPTNNLDIQSIDIITATIRNYTGTVIAISHDNYFIREIGIEQRIVLS, from the coding sequence ATGCCTATAAGTATTCAACAAATCAGCTATATCCACCCGGATAAAGAAGTATTATTCAGTGACCTCAACTTTGCCATTAGTAAAGGACAGAAACTGGGATTAGTCGGTAATAACGGCTGCGGGAAATCTACCCTGCTGCAAATTATTGCCGGACAACTATCACCGTCTTCCGGCGTTATTGTCCGCCCGGACGACATTTATTACATCCCCCAACATTTCGGACAATATGATTCGCTGACCATTGCCCAAGCCTTGCGGATAGACCGCAAGCAACAAGCCCTGCAAGCTATCCTGGCAGGAGATGCCTCAACGGAGAATTTTAACCAGTTGGACGATGATTGGAATATCGAAGAACGTTCCATTGCCGCTCTTGACTCATGGGGATTAGGGCAGTTTCCCCTGTCCTACCCAATGCATTTGCTTAGCGGCGGAGAAAAGACCCGTGTTTTTCTGGCAGGTATGGATATTCATAATCCCTCTGTCATACTCATGGACGAACCGACCAATCATCTTGATTCGTCGGGCCGACAACGTTTGTATGACTGGGTAGAGAAATGTCACTCTACGTTGTTGGTCGTGAGCCATGACCGTACCTTGCTCAATCTTCTTCCCGAAATATGTGAATTGGAGAAACATCAACTCACTTATTATGGCGGAAACTACGAATTCTACAAAGAACAGAAAACTCTGATGCAGGAAGCCTTGCAACAGCGTATCGAAGAAAAAGAAAAAGCACTGCGGATAGCATGCAAGGTAGCCCGTGAAACAGCCGAACGAAGAGACAAACAGAATGTACGCGGTGAGAAAGCTAATATTAAAAGAGGTGTTCCGCGCATTGTACTAAATGCATTGCAGGGAAAATCAGAAAAAAGTACCGGCAAACTTAACAGCGTGCATCAGGAGAAAGCCGACAGACTGACAGAAGAACGTAACCAACTCCGGGGTTCTCTCTCTCCAACGGCTGCGCTTAAAACAGATTTCAACGGTTCTTCCCTGCACACCGGAAAAACGTTAATTACGGCAAAGGATATCAACTTCGGTTATCATTCTGCTCCGAACGACAGCGATAGCCAAAGCGATAACGAACCTTCCGAAAATAACCTGCCGGAACAACTGCTTTGGCAAACTCCCGTCAGTTTTCAGTTAAAGAGTGGCGACCGCCTCCGCATAGAAGGGACCAACGGCAGCGGAAAGACTACTCTCTTGAAAATCATCACCGGACAACTTCAGCCACAGACAGGAACACTCACACGGGCAGATTTTTCTTATGTTTATCTGAATCAGGAGTATTCTATCATCGACGACCGGAACAGTGTCCTTGAACAGGTTTACGCTTTCAACAACCGCAATCTGCCGGAACATGAAATAAAGATCATCCTGAACCGTTACCTGTTTCCCGCTTCCGAATGGGACAAGTCCTGCCGGAAATTAAGCGGCGGCGAGAAGATGCGGCTCGCTTTCTGCTGCCTGATGATCAGCAACAACACACCGGATATGTTTATTCTGGACGAGCCGACCAACAATCTGGATATACAGAGTATCGACATCATCACTGCGACTATCAGGAACTATACAGGTACCGTCATAGCCATTTCGCACGATAATTATTTCATTCGGGAAATCGGTATCGAACAGCGTATTGTATTAAGTTAA
- a CDS encoding acyltransferase family protein, giving the protein MINTLTSLRIFFALMVFGAHCYVIDSSFDAHFFKEGFVGVSFFFVLSGFIIAYNYQEKLLEKTATKRTFWVARLARIYPLHLLTLLIAVCIGGYVQYSGTADWIKHFAASTFLLQPFFPSADYFFSFNSPSWSLGCEQLFYFCFPLIVPFLHTKRSLFITLLICLPIMLAGMYLTNEEQIKAYWYVNPFTRLPDFFVGVLLYQFYRSLCNKKLFYSTGTLLEAGAVALFLLFFLCAADIPKVYRYSCYYWLPVSLIILIFALQQGGISRLLSNRFLIIGGEISYSFYLIHLFIIDTYMRMSAHYHWQIQWTISVPVILCITIILSLLSFYYFEKPANKWVKRIFTKKTIINQPHGIINKNTAN; this is encoded by the coding sequence GTGATTAACACATTAACTTCTTTACGGATATTCTTTGCCCTAATGGTATTTGGGGCGCACTGCTACGTCATTGATTCAAGTTTCGATGCTCATTTCTTTAAAGAAGGGTTTGTCGGAGTCAGTTTCTTTTTTGTGCTCAGCGGTTTTATTATTGCTTACAACTATCAGGAGAAGTTATTGGAAAAGACCGCTACCAAACGAACATTTTGGGTAGCACGCCTCGCCCGCATTTATCCCTTGCATTTACTGACATTATTAATTGCCGTATGCATAGGAGGATACGTTCAATATAGCGGCACGGCAGACTGGATAAAACACTTTGCCGCCTCCACCTTTCTCCTACAACCGTTCTTCCCCTCTGCCGACTACTTCTTTTCATTCAACAGTCCTTCGTGGAGTTTGGGATGCGAACAGTTGTTTTATTTCTGCTTTCCTCTGATTGTTCCTTTCTTGCATACCAAAAGAAGTCTGTTTATCACACTGCTCATCTGTCTTCCAATTATGCTGGCAGGCATGTATCTGACCAACGAGGAGCAAATCAAAGCATACTGGTATGTAAATCCATTCACCCGCCTGCCTGACTTTTTCGTAGGTGTCCTGCTTTACCAGTTCTACCGGTCATTATGTAATAAAAAACTTTTTTATTCCACCGGAACTTTATTAGAGGCAGGAGCCGTTGCCTTATTTTTACTGTTCTTCCTCTGCGCCGCAGACATTCCTAAAGTCTATCGCTATTCTTGTTATTACTGGTTACCCGTCTCGCTAATCATTCTTATATTCGCCTTACAACAGGGAGGCATATCCCGATTGCTATCCAACCGGTTCTTAATCATAGGCGGAGAAATCAGTTATAGTTTCTACTTGATACATTTGTTTATCATAGATACATATATGCGAATGTCCGCCCACTATCATTGGCAGATACAATGGACAATAAGTGTCCCCGTCATTCTCTGCATCACCATTATACTCAGCCTGCTTTCTTTTTATTATTTTGAAAAGCCTGCCAACAAATGGGTAAAACGAATATTCACTAAAAAAACAATCATAAATCAACCCCATGGAATTATCAACAAAAACACCGCGAATTGA